From Methanobrevibacter ruminantium:
ATGGTCGTGCTCATGATGGTCATGTCCATAATGGTGATGCTCATGATTGTGGCCGTGATGATGGTCATGGTCATCATCTGCACAATCAGGGCAACCACAAAGACTTATATCAACATCCTCATCATAATCTATCTTTTCTCCATGATCGAAAACACTTAAGTCAGTGCTTTTCTGATAATCCTTCAATAACTGCTTATTGTAATGCTTTTCATTCATACATTTTTCATCTTCGCAGTCAGGATCAAAACAAATATGATTGTAATGTTCAGGATTAAAGCATTCCTCTTCATTACAATCAGGATCATAACATTTATTTTTTACCATATTGACACCTTAATAATAAATTATATTAAAAAAATTAAATAATTAGAAAATTAAATAATTAAAAATTTAATTGAAGAATATCCAAAAGTTATTATTCATTCAAGTGTTCCAAACCCATCTTGTAGATCATTTCCACATGAAGGTCAGTTAATGAATATCTGGCTTGTTTTCCTTCTTTCTCAAATTTGACAATATTATGTGCCCTCAATATCCTCAATTGATTTGACACTGCATTCTGATTCAAATCTAATGCTTCGCATATGTCACATACACATAAATCCTCATAGCTCAAAAGGGAAATTATCTTAAGCCTTGTTGGATTTCCGAATATCTTAAAGAATTCTGAAAGGTCAGAATACTCATCATCAGCTAAAATATGCTTTTTAGCTCTTTCTATTGAATCTTCGTGCGGATGAAATATTTCACACATATCATCATGTTTATTCTCTTCATTTTGTGAATTTTGATCTTGCATTTAGAACACCTTTTTATAATAATAGTTTTTACATCAACATATTTAAATGTTTTCATATCATGATATTATGATATGTTATTAAAAAAGTGATGAAAATGAGAGAAAAGTAATAAAAAATAGAAAAAATAGCTAAAAAAAGAAAAGAGTTAAAATAAATTAACTATATGAATAAGCGTAAAACAAAAAATGGGCCTATAGATGCAAGCAGGAAAAGACCTATTCCCAAAGCAGTGATATACTTTTGTTCATCCATTATTCCATTAATGATTAATAAAATGCTGAAAAATCCCAATATTAAGGGTAAAATATGAGAAAATATAATAATAAATCCATTTGCCATTTATATCACATTAATACTTTTTACAATTATATAATAATTTATTTAACTTAATATTTAAATTTAAGCAGAGAAATAGCAAAATAAAAATTTAAAAATAAGATTCAATTAAGTTTTAAAATTTAGAAATAAAAGCAATCAGAAATTGCTGATATTTATTTCACCTTTATGCAAAGCAGTTCCAACCAAAGCCTTTTTGATTCCCAATTCATTGATTAAAGGAATTTCATCTTTAGTTATTCCGCCACCTAAAATGATTTTATCCTTGAATTCCTCAAACTTGTCAAGCAATTCCTTATTGAAACCGGCTTCTGTTCCAACTGAAGAGATGTCTAGCAAGATTATTTCATTTGGATCAATCCTTCTCAAGATTTCC
This genomic window contains:
- a CDS encoding ArsR/SmtB family transcription factor, which encodes MQDQNSQNEENKHDDMCEIFHPHEDSIERAKKHILADDEYSDLSEFFKIFGNPTRLKIISLLSYEDLCVCDICEALDLNQNAVSNQLRILRAHNIVKFEKEGKQARYSLTDLHVEMIYKMGLEHLNE